The Takifugu rubripes chromosome 16, fTakRub1.2, whole genome shotgun sequence genome contains the following window.
GTCCACTTGGGAAAATCATTCCTAAAGTTTCGACTGAAATCCTTGAAATAAAGTCTGCGGTTCTGCGTGTAAATCGACAGGAGACTTGATTTGCTTGGAAAAGCTGCGTTCACACGCGCTGGATGGCTTCCACATCTGCCTGTTCACACGTGTGACGCAGCAGGAAATGATGGGCGTCAGGCCTGTTTACAGGAGACCAGCTGGGCAATTTTCACCCTCGGCTACTTGTATTCCTCCGCTCATATATGTTGTCACCTGGTGTTcctgctgtattcacacatgagGCTCATCCAGGAATCAGGAACCAGTGGGATTCAAATCCAAAATGCAAACACTGGTATTAAAAATAGAATCCTGATAAACTACAGTGCATTTGTGAAAGAGGCAAGACTGACATCTTAAAAAACTTGGCTGTTGGAGTGATTCAGGGATGTTTTTGGGCAGATCTGTGTGTTGTGACGGAGCTGTTGTGGTTGATGAACCATCGCAGACATATTTTGTATCCAAATCTGTTTTTTTGCTCAAAGGTTGACaccaaaaacagcctttttcataccaaaaacagccttttgacaccaaaaacagcctttttgataccaaaaacagcctttttgacaccaaaaacagcctttttttcgGTAGATTAAGGCAACTGAACCTGTGCTTGTTCACACGAGGGATGTGTTGTTGCTTTGAGAGCCGGTTGTGATTAATTGGAGCTTTCAGGTTGGAgcagtgaaaagaaaaacaacacagaaataTGGAATATATAGAATCGCCGTCAGCTTGTTTTCATCCTAGCGataacagagcagcagcctccagaAACGGCTGCGACAGTCAAAAGGCAAAGACAAATCTTAAAGTATAAATCCTTTAAAAACTCAGATATGATATGCTATGATACAGAAACGCAATATAGTAACAGCCAAACATCTGTATTTACTGATTAAAAGTCCAGATATTAAAGGAAATCTGCTGCCGACAGAAGAAACGAAGCCTTCGATGAGAACCGACGCGCTCACGGCTGCTTCTTTAGGCCTTTTGCCTTTCCAGCAGTTTCAACTGTAGCATGTGTGAAATAAAGCGTCTCTGAGGAAAGACAACCCAACATCCGTCCTGTGAAAGAGTGTGCAAGCTTCCTCCACGGCAGAGCCGCGTCTTTGTTTTAAGACTTTGGGGGTAGAATTCGTCTCCGTCTTCTGAAAAAGGCAGTTAAGATCTCGTCTGGGCTCTTCGCCCGCGGCGTAAGCGTCCGTGATCGGGACTGTTGAAGTGCTGCCGTCCACTCCGTCTTCAGCGGCTTTCATCtgtggcgcccccccccccccgtccacgCGTTAGGAGGGGTGCCCCGCTTGCTCCGCGCCGACCGTCCGGGCCTCGCCGACCAGCCGCCGCAGGTGTCTTTGGTCCCGCACCCCGGCCTCCCGCGCGGCGCTCTCCGTGAGCGAGGAGACGCGACTCAGCGTGTCGACGCCAGCCGCCGCCAGAGGCGAGGCGTACATGGGCAGGCCGATGGAGGTGAGCCAATCAGAGACGCTGCTGATGGTACCTGAGGGCTGAGGcctcctgcacatctctgtCAAACCTCCAGACGGGATCTGAgacacaaaaaagacaaaagcggCTGAAATCGGAGAACATGTTGAACCAAAGTGGTTCCTTCAGCACTGTCGACAGCAGCCGCGTCGCCTTACAGCCATTCTGTGTTGTTTGCGGAGCTCTCGGACTCGGAGCTGGTCCATGCTGGAGGCCAGGTCCTTCACCGGCTGGTCCAGGTCCTCGGAGTAACGCTGCACCAGCGGCTGAGGGATCCCACAGCGGCCGTGCTGcagaagacaccagaggagggTTCAGCCACGGCGTCACTCAGGAGGAAAACGCCCCGCAGGAAGATACACGTGGCTACCAGGGCCGTCCAAAgacttttctgtctttgtggagACACTTGGAACGAGGGCCCCCGTCCAGCTCCAGGCCTGGTTTAGCTTGGCTGGATTCAACTTTGGAGAATGTGAGGCTGGAAACTGGAGCTGAGCTAAGAGGCTCTCGGAGGCCTTCGCTAGGTTACATTTAGCCAGACAGTCTTCAGGTAGCTGCTCAGCTTCAGACGGTGCAATCGTTTAAACAAATCAAATCTGGGGGGGGTTGTGTCAGGTTTCACTGCTTAGCATTAGCAGAACGTTAATGCTTCAAACGACTTCACATACTGTGAATACATCAACCCAAATTCATTCGATCTTTAGGTTAAAACATTGTTTGGGGGTTTAGCCAAAGCCGTTTAGCTTCATCAGTCAAGATAATCTCATCATCTCTGGTGCTCaatagtatatatatacacgtatatatatacgtatatatatattactgttGAGCACTCAAACGGTGCGTAACCTGATATATAATCAAAGTAACCCGGCTCAGGATATTAAAAGACTCATTTCAGAGTAAAAAAACAAGACTCTTAACACCAGGTGATTACTTATTAATGAAAGCATAATAATCAATATTAGTTTCCATTTTTGTCAATATTTGACTCCCTTTGGGCTCCGTCTCAGCAGCGCTGAACTGTTCCATCACACTTCTAAAGCCTCCTCACTTCACAGCAAATATCTTATAAAAGCGCTTTAATAAGGATTCCGATGGAACGGCAGCTGGTCTAACACACCTCATCTCATGATCcctgtgtttttccttttttcgaACCAGActggggggggtttggggggtaAAGGGGCCCCGTCTGGGCTCTGATGAGTGGCAGAGGGTTTTACGAGCCCGTCTGCCTTCGGTGATATTCAGACCTAATAATCGGAACCACATCAGAGCGAGGCGAGGCGAGCCGTCTCTCCCCGCAGCTCCTGGAAGAGCCGcttttattacacacacacacacgtacgccgACACAAACGTGCTAGCACCCCCATCccgaaaaaaacacaaaccttaAACTCTTATTGGATGCTATATTTAGACTTAAATGAGTTCTGCTGATGGTTACTCGGAGTAATTTGGATCCAAGCTGCCGTTGGATTATGAGAGTTCATTTGAGCCTTTTTGTTATAAAGTGAAGGAGTCAGACGCCAGACGAGCGGAGGCCCGAGGTGTCGCGGAGCCACAGTTCCACATTAAATATGACTTCATACGCACGCTTACGCTCATTCCCTATTCAAACTGTGCAGAGTTTAGCATTTTACGTTCATAACAAAcaacttttttatatatatttaacttgTGCTGCTTTTTTGTGCTGTGAAAAACTACTACTTTGTCACATTTTGGTAGACTTTTGAAAACTAATTTAGATTTAGATCAGGCAACTATTTTGTAGTTCTGTCACGCCCCTGCACATGGAAGCCTGGTCAGCATCAACACAGCATCATGTGTTTTCTTCCCCCTGTAAATagtcctgggtgtgtgtgtgtgtgtgtgtgtgtgagcgcgtgtgtttTTCCATGAAGGATGACTGACCTTGTCAGAGTACGGCTCCTCAGTGAGGTCGATGCCCTCGGCCTCCAGCCGCTGCTCCACCACGGTGAGCAGGTCTGGGCTCATCTTGCTGTGGGAAACCTTCCTTGAAATGGCCACTTTGCCCCCCAGGTCTGAGAGCCAGGGCGGGGGAGCGGCTGGAGGTGAGCCCGAGTCCTCGCCCATTGAAGAGGCGGACGAGGTGGCGCTGGGGCTCGCTGGGCTGCTTGGGTTCTTGGCGGGCAGGGCGGGGGCACTCGGGCTGGGGGTGCGAACGACGGGGCTGCTGGGGTGGGAACGGTTGAAGGAGTGGGTGGGAGAGGGGGTGGGAGATGGCGAGgaaggcagagacagaggagggtgCCTCAAGCCGTTGGCGAGTCGTTCTTTGGACTTCTTTGCTGGAACTGGAGGGGGGACCGGGGGCTTTTTCGGGTGAGTCCGGATGACCCTCTCCCCACTTCCAGTAGACTCTGGAGGACTCGGAGTGGGACTGGAGAGAAGCTCTGGAGGTTTGGAGGATTGGGTGCGACAagtggggaggagaggcagctgGGAGGGCACGGGTggtctgccccccctccccttcggACTTAGGATTCCATTGGGAGCTGAAGAAACCTGATTCTTACAGATCTTTGTGGGGCTGCTTGGGCCTGAATTGGTTCCTTTGCTAGGTTTAAACTCCAGGCCCAGGGCCCTCTGCTCCACGCTGTGCTCCCAGTGCAGATCTCCCAGAGAGTGGGAGCGTTTCCAGTGTCCGGTGGCCTGTGGGGgcccatccaggtcctcacagCTGCGGCTGGCCGGGATGGGGGGCCGTCTTTGGGCTTTCCTCAGCCCCAGCAGGCTGAAGCCCTTCAGGGAGGGTTTGATGAAGAAGTTTTTGGAGAACTTTGTGCGTTGGCTCTTGCTGCTCTGCAGAGCCTCAGTTGACCGGGTCATGGGCAGGGTGGGGTAGTCTGGAGACTGGTGGCCGGCGGGGGAGCGACTGGAATGGgatgttttcctgctttttcctgcaaaataaaaacattgttcCTCCCTTAGCTGTTTGTAGACATTCAAGCACAGTTCAGCTGCCTTTAAATAGTTCAATTAATGCAGATTTTAGCATCTTTACAAGGATCTAAAAATCAATTTCCCAATCAACAGCCTATCTATGAACCAAAATGGGGCCGGAGTTAATGATGAGGGGCGGGGTCGTGTGTCGGCGGGGCAAGATAAGctcgctttctctctctctctcaccaaaGTTGGCTGGATTAGTCGTAGCAACcatgacaaataaagaaatctaaagagcagaaacatcaggGGGAGAAGAGAAACAAGGCTGAAGCGACTTACCGCGGGTCCTCTGGCTTACATGacagaatggatggatgaaatgGACGGGCGCCACGGAGCGTGGCTCGCCAAACAGTTCAAATGCTTGGATGACGGGAAGAAGCTCAATAgatgggagtgtgtgagagcagTTTCCCAGAAATGGTTGGAAGTGGAGCGGCTCGCTCTGGCCCATTATTGCTGGGCAGTTTTGGTGATATTAATCAGAATTATTCGAACGAGGCCTCTGCTGACCCGAGAAGGGGCGCTCAGATTTTCAGCGATGGCAAATTGCActtttttgagtttttttttcaactttagAATGTAGACAACTGATATCAACCGTCAAAAAGATCCCATTAACGCTGGAAATGGATGCTAATTGAAGAACAAGGGCAGACATTTATGCTCTGGAAGAGGTTTGCAGCAGATTCAGGGTTCTCCGAGACGATCAGCGCACGTTGGAGACGGTTTGTGTCAACGTTGTAACAATcaaagatgctctgagaggGAAGGAACCTTCAATAAATGTGGAAACCCCGAAACTGCTGCAAGAAATGAGTCTTTGATCTAGTTACAGAAGTGTtaaatggagagaaagagaaatgaaaagaaatgaaaacaaaaataaagcagacagcagtcgcccccccccccttttatgTTTGGAAGAAGTGGTTTTTATTCCACGACTTAAATCTCCACTGTGGCAGATTGCACATTTGAACTGCTGGACCTGAatgacacagtcacacacacacacacacgttaaaaCAGGAAATCCAGCAATTAGCCTGGACCCGACAGAGCAAAGACAACGTTAATGAGCTGTTAcagagaaagaaggagggaaggaaagaaagagggaacaGTCTAATGCAGCAGTTTAGAAAAGAAAGCTCCAGTAGGACCTGGGAACACTCTTACAATCTAGCACTACAAAGAAAAACGCTTTTATCCGCATCTCTTTAGGCACATAAGTTTAAGTTCCGAGTGTGCAAAATGTTCAGGATGAACGCTGAAAAGTGACAAGTTCAAATCTACGAGGGCAGCAGCCTGAGCGGTGACCCGACAAACACGGACAAACACTTTTGGAATCACCACTGCAAATAAAACGCGGTCTAAAGTCGGGGCCCGCGCTCGTCCTGGAGACATCCTCCTATCCTCCTCGCCTCCCCTGCTGGAAGGACTGGGAATCTGTGTCCGTGACTGGGGAGCGAGTTCGCCCTCATCGGAACAGTTCTCTGCACTGGGGAGGTTCCCCCGCTCTGTGCGCACTGCATTGTGGGCGGGGCTAGGCTTAGCGGTCTTGGTTCTGGCTCCCTCTCGGCTACAACGGGACGGTACAGACTGCCTACGAGATGGAAAGAAtggtgaagagagaggagggacaggagagcaACAGAGCGTACTGGTGAGAAGAGGTTCCGCCCATGCTGGAGGGGTAAAGACGTGAGGCACAGAGGGAACCGTTTGATTGGCTGGTCCGGAGGAGCGAGGCGAGGGAGGAGATGCAAGCgatgagaggaagaagaggaagttgggAAAAGgttggggtggaggtggaggtgtgggggTGGTTGCTGCGGGACGGAGGGTAGACTACAGCAACGCCGGAACTTCACGAGGCAAATTCCCGAGGGGTTGTGGGTAACGGTGCGGAGCTGTCATTACCGTTCTCCAGGTTCTCGTTGCTCTCGTAGCATCCGGAGTCTCGCGGGGAGTCTCCCACTAGGCCCCGCCCCTCggacagcagcttctcctgggaGCCCGACAGGCGCTCCGGGTCACTGCTGCCTGAAGGACACGTCAGTTACGCTTCCGTTAGCTTCGAGGCCCCCTGCATTCCTCCATACTGGAGCGCGAGCGCTTCCACTTACTGTCgtactcctgcagcagctccacggcGGTGAGCAGCACGGCTCTGTGCTGGGGGTCCCTGAtgttcagctcatccaggtcctcctcctccagcagcttgaACGTGTCCAGGTCCTCGTAGCCATTGAACAAGAACGTAGGCATGTGCTCCTGGGCGAAAGAAACGGTACGTTTGAGCCAAGAAcccaacaaaaacaccaaataCAAATAAAGACGGCTGCAGGGTACATTGGTGTCATACGACTTAGATTTTAAAGCACAGCTGAACCACTTGAGGCTAATTTAGCTGCGCTGGCTAGCCGCTCATGTGTCTCCAGTGAGCTCATGTGTTCCTGGAGCTCAGAGAGCAGAACCTCGGGTCAGTGTTCTTTCGGCTGGATGATGCTGGactaaacaaaggagcagaaatgTACAAATCCAAACACTAATATGCTATAGAGAAGCTAATGCTGGCTTTAACCTGGAAACTAAAACACCATCTTTGTGTTTAGTCTAACTTGCTCACTGCCCAATGTGACACGGTCTAATGCCTGTAACATCCACAGCAACAGCTTCTGTGAGGATCTGTAATGTGTCGCATGCTTAAGGAGCCTGACAGAGGGTGGACACAGGCGACGGAGCCTCTTCCCTGTTCTCTATATTGGGCCGCGAGGCCTCCTGAGTGGGAGGAGATGATTGGAGGCTCGCGGCTCCGTGTGGGCTCTGAAGAAAGGCATGCTTTACTTGGCGAGGCGTGGTTGCGAGAGTGTGGGTGTTAATGTTTAGGTGCCAGATCACACAGCCTTGAACCAGCCTGTAATTGCCTGGATTATATTTATCTCCGCTCGTCTGCGCGCTGAGGATTGAGCTATGCTAACCCCCCCTTTATTTATGTTTCGTCTGCTTTGGTTCTGGGTGTGAGATGGGCGGATTTGTCCGGTAATTCCCGATTAGAAGCCACCTTGAGGTTGATtcgctccagcagctcctccaccgacGTGGGTTTGGGCGGTCggcccttcctcctcctcctcacgggCCTCTttggcttctcctcctcctcgcttaGCACATCCACATAGATGAACTTAAAAGTGCCCACTTTGTTGTTCAGCAGGCCCATCCACGTTCCCATCGGCGGTTTACTGATGATGTCGATCACGTCGCCGCGCTGGGGGAAGGAAAAATGGCACCGCGGTCAAAAAGGAGGGTTTTAAAACCGTCTTGTACGACATTTTCATTCCCGGGAACTGACCTTCAGCTTGAGGGAGTCCGTGTCGTAGGGACTGGGGGTGAAGTCTGTGTGGACCCGCGCGCGGCCACAGAAGGGTCCTCTGTAAGGCGGCTCTTCATCGTCACCGTCCTCGGACTTCACACTCTCTCTGTTACTGGCTGATGAGTCGGTGGTGCTCACCGTCTGACCGCCTGGACACAGAAACAGGATACATAGAAGCATCAAACAGCAGCCATCAGTTATCCAACAATTTACAACATTTAAAGTGTCTGGTGGATATAAAAGGGTCCTAAACACTTCACTCTCTGAGAGAAATGCTGCAGAGCCGTCTAGATCTGCTGAAAGCTGCTGAAACCACTCATGTCTCACAGGAACCGCAGTGGAAAGACTTGACACCTAATCATTACCGCCTGTTTGGCTGCCTGTGCACGCTCCACAACACCAAAGCTCCACAACACCAAAGCTCCACAACACAGCCATTGAAGCAACGACGAGCACTTATCAtaaaatgctaacgctaatgccaAAACAGAGAGTGAGCAATGATGCAAACTGCATGCGAACACTCGAAAAGAAGTTGTTCCATCTTCAAAACATCAGCGCCAGAAAGACGATGCGCcactttttgggggaaaaaaaatgttcttaCTCATTGAACTCTGTCCACTAAGGGAACTACGCAGACTTTCCACGGAGCCTCCGGCCTTCAGCTTTGGCTTCTCCAGAGAGTCCATGTCAGGTTGGGGGGACTGAGGGGAACCAGGGGCTCCATCAGGACTGGACTAAATCAAAGAGAGAAGTGGAGAAATAGTTTAAGTCATAAATCATGGAAAAATTATTGAATCATTCAGATGTAAATCTAGTCTGTGTATTTACGCTGCAATCTAGTGGAGTGGCTCACAAAAGCATGTTTAGATCTCAACAAGCTCCCAAAAGGCTCTTCAAAGAGAATCTAACTTTACAGTTCTCACGTTTCTGTcctccactagatggcagtgtgGGCTATAAAATGACCACAGCTCGAGCCCTCGTTTTTCTTCCCTCCTATAACTTTGCTGTTCCTAAGCCGAGGAGACTCGAGCCAGGAGAAGTGGGTCATAGTGTTGAGAGTACC
Protein-coding sequences here:
- the sash1a gene encoding SAM and SH3 domain-containing protein 1a isoform X7, whose translation is MEGDQGASAPPDEPRADSFSQLWSDVMGMLDGSLGNIDDLAQEYSEYYNTCFSDVSDRMEELRRRRVSQELDMDKQDLSNTSLQLRTEIQESLGFSSEVSTPEMDRKMPLHKSSSEDGSNGKWDNKKKNKSFWQNFRKSQHKPVGRQTSKGDDIGYVASEITMSDEERIQLMMMVKEKMITIEEALARLKEYELSRQSCSTDTAEWTEGSPPNLNQSSNCNSREQSDDEQSEDSVKFKRLHKLVNSTRRVKKKLIKVEEGKKHGSEDFLNVETLPTCEDSTALYTGVIKKPPLAQDASLPSLTQDQLSLDGDTDSLTNSPSSSSLDTWSGHKLVKTFSKSSSTHGLIRPPRRTPVGSGVLGSSISGVGGSGSSFSELDGCGADEEGKLSRSTTDGEMRRALSSISHGRTCSFGGFDLTNRSLHVVNSCPEANAREQEPIYREVVKSPTTSRISLGKKVKSVKETMRKRMSKKYSSSFSEQSSPDGAPGSPQSPQPDMDSLEKPKLKAGGSVESLRSSLSGQSSMSGQTVSTTDSSASNRESVKSEDGDDEEPPYRGPFCGRARVHTDFTPSPYDTDSLKLKRGDVIDIISKPPMGTWMGLLNNKVGTFKFIYVDVLSEEEEKPKRPVRRRRKGRPPKPTSVEELLERINLKEHMPTFLFNGYEDLDTFKLLEEEDLDELNIRDPQHRAVLLTAVELLQEYDSSSDPERLSGSQEKLLSEGRGLVGDSPRDSGCYESNENLENGKSRKTSHSSRSPAGHQSPDYPTLPMTRSTEALQSSKSQRTKFSKNFFIKPSLKGFSLLGLRKAQRRPPIPASRSCEDLDGPPQATGHWKRSHSLGDLHWEHSVEQRALGLEFKPSKGTNSGPSSPTKICKNQVSSAPNGILSPKGRGGRPPVPSQLPLLPTCRTQSSKPPELLSSPTPSPPESTGSGERVIRTHPKKPPVPPPVPAKKSKERLANGLRHPPLSLPSSPSPTPSPTHSFNRSHPSSPVVRTPSPSAPALPAKNPSSPASPSATSSASSMGEDSGSPPAAPPPWLSDLGGKVAISRKVSHSKMSPDLLTVVEQRLEAEGIDLTEEPYSDKHGRCGIPQPLVQRYSEDLDQPVKDLASSMDQLRVRELRKQHRMAIPSGGLTEMCRRPQPSGTISSVSDWLTSIGLPMYASPLAAAGVDTLSRVSSLTESAAREAGVRDQRHLRRLVGEARTVGAEQAGHPS
- the sash1a gene encoding SAM and SH3 domain-containing protein 1a isoform X5, which produces MTSNGPVIVYEWLKTLQLAQYVESFVDNGYDDLEVCKQIGDPDLDAIGVFIPHHRQRILEAVRRLKDEAQETASGLYFTLEPMPPAAELYTSHMVDQYESRLRGSKSWTEPNSERVGHNGGYMGAQRNLTLGNRRELVIYPKLKLKIMIRDKLIRDGINLAKPPFSNKDGSLGNIDDLAQEYSEYYNTCFSDVSDRMEELRRRRVSQELDMDKQDLSNTSLQLRTEIQESLGFSSEVSTPEMDRKMPLHKSSSEDGSNGKWDNKKKNKSFWQNFRKSQHKPVGRQTSKGDDIGYVASEITMSDEERIQLMMMVKEKMITIEEALARLKEYELSRQSCSTDTAEWTEGSPPNLNQSSNCNSREQSDDEQSEDSVKFKRLHKLVNSTRRVKKKLIKVEEGKKHGSEDFLNVETLPTCEDSTALYTGVIKKPPLAQDASLPSLTQDQLSLDGDTDSLTNSPSSSSLDTWSGHKLVKTFSKSSSTHGLIRPPRRTPVGSGVLGSSISGVGGSGSSFSELDGCGADEEGKLSRSTTDGEMRRALSSISHGRTCSFGGFDLTNRSLHVVNSCPEANAREQEPIYREVVKSPTTSRISLGKKVKSVKETMRKRMSKKYSSSFSEQSSPDGAPGSPQSPQPDMDSLEKPKLKAGGSVESLRSSLSGQSSMSGQTVSTTDSSASNRESVKSEDGDDEEPPYRGPFCGRARVHTDFTPSPYDTDSLKLKRGDVIDIISKPPMGTWMGLLNNKVGTFKFIYVDVLSEEEEKPKRPVRRRRKGRPPKPTSVEELLERINLKEHMPTFLFNGYEDLDTFKLLEEEDLDELNIRDPQHRAVLLTAVELLQEYDSSSDPERLSGSQEKLLSEGRGLVGDSPRDSGCYESNENLENGKSRKTSHSSRSPAGHQSPDYPTLPMTRSTEALQSSKSQRTKFSKNFFIKPSLKGFSLLGLRKAQRRPPIPASRSCEDLDGPPQATGHWKRSHSLGDLHWEHSVEQRALGLEFKPSKGTNSGPSSPTKICKNQVSSAPNGILSPKGRGGRPPVPSQLPLLPTCRTQSSKPPELLSSPTPSPPESTGSGERVIRTHPKKPPVPPPVPAKKSKERLANGLRHPPLSLPSSPSPTPSPTHSFNRSHPSSPVVRTPSPSAPALPAKNPSSPASPSATSSASSMGEDSGSPPAAPPPWLSDLGGKVAISRKVSHSKMSPDLLTVVEQRLEAEGIDLTEEPYSDKHGRCGIPQPLVQRYSEDLDQPVKDLASSMDQLRVRELRKQHRMAIPSGGLTEMCRRPQPSGTISSVSDWLTSIGLPMYASPLAAAGVDTLSRVSSLTESAAREAGVRDQRHLRRLVGEARTVGAEQAGHPS
- the sash1a gene encoding SAM and SH3 domain-containing protein 1a isoform X6 produces the protein MEELRRRRVSQELDMDKQDLSNTSLQLRTEIQESLGFSSEVSTPEMDRKMPLHKSSSEDGSNGKWDNKKKNKSFWQNFRKSQHKPVGRQTSKGDDIGYVASEITMSDEERIQLMMMVKEKMITIEEALARLKEYELSRQSCSTDTAEWTEGSPPNLNQSSNCNSREQSDDEQSEDSVKFKRLHKLVNSTRRVKKKLIKVEEGKKHGSEDFLNVETLPTCEDSTALYTGVIKKPPLAQDASLPSLTQDQLSLDGDTDSLTNSPSSSSLDTWSGHKLVKTFSKSSSTHGLIRPPRRTPVGSGVLGSSISGVGGSGSSFSELDGCGADEEGKLSRSTTDGEMRRALSSISHGVSNKEALYAYYGLTKPRPKPHAQSRLLISLDDGPQGSPKHQLASRHHGSWTHRKPDPNYAYSTKHLLYQRSRNAKTPLSPLSVTPSSPARCDVAKTKGFGSVGGGWVFPSRRLRGRTAVSELNITYVVERSLYGHLKWAQLVRPVTLSRAERRCLLEEDREADRKWAASVDRCTKRVLLRIQQKSRTCSFGGFDLTNRSLHVVNSCPEANAREQEPIYREVVKSPTTSRISLGKKVKSVKETMRKRMSKKYSSSFSEQSSPDGAPGSPQSPQPDMDSLEKPKLKAGGSVESLRSSLSGQSSMSGQTVSTTDSSASNRESVKSEDGDDEEPPYRGPFCGRARVHTDFTPSPYDTDSLKLKRGDVIDIISKPPMGTWMGLLNNKVGTFKFIYVDVLSEEEEKPKRPVRRRRKGRPPKPTSVEELLERINLKEHMPTFLFNGYEDLDTFKLLEEEDLDELNIRDPQHRAVLLTAVELLQEYDSSSDPERLSGSQEKLLSEGRGLVGDSPRDSGCYESNENLENGKSRKTSHSSRSPAGHQSPDYPTLPMTRSTEALQSSKSQRTKFSKNFFIKPSLKGFSLLGLRKAQRRPPIPASRSCEDLDGPPQATGHWKRSHSLGDLHWEHSVEQRALGLEFKPSKGTNSGPSSPTKICKNQVSSAPNGILSPKGRGGRPPVPSQLPLLPTCRTQSSKPPELLSSPTPSPPESTGSGERVIRTHPKKPPVPPPVPAKKSKERLANGLRHPPLSLPSSPSPTPSPTHSFNRSHPSSPVVRTPSPSAPALPAKNPSSPASPSATSSASSMGEDSGSPPAAPPPWLSDLGGKVAISRKVSHSKMSPDLLTVVEQRLEAEGIDLTEEPYSDKHGRCGIPQPLVQRYSEDLDQPVKDLASSMDQLRVRELRKQHRMAIPSGGLTEMCRRPQPSGTISSVSDWLTSIGLPMYASPLAAAGVDTLSRVSSLTESAAREAGVRDQRHLRRLVGEARTVGAEQAGHPS
- the sash1a gene encoding SAM and SH3 domain-containing protein 1a isoform X4, producing MEGDQGASAPPDEPRADSFSQLWSDVMGMLDGSLGNIDDLAQEYSEYYNTCFSDVSDRMEELRRRRVSQELDMDKQDLSNTSLQLRTEIQESLGFSSEVSTPEMDRKMPLHKSSSEDGSNGKWDNKKKNKSFWQNFRKSQHKPVGRQTSKGDDIGYVASEITMSDEERIQLMMMVKEKMITIEEALARLKEYELSRQSCSTDTAEWTEGSPPNLNQSSNCNSREQSDDEQSEDSVKFKRLHKLVNSTRRVKKKLIKVEEGKKHGSEDFLNVETLPTCEDSTALYTGVIKKPPLAQDASLPSLTQDQLSLDGDTDSLTNSPSSSSLDTWSGHKLVKTFSKSSSTHGLIRPPRRTPVGSGVLGSSISGVGGSGSSFSELDGCGADEEGKLSRSTTDGEMRRALSSISHGVSNKEALYAYYGLTKPRPKPHAQSRLLISLDDGPQGSPKHQLASRHHGSWTHRKPDPNYAYSTKHLLYQRSRNAKTPLSPLSVTPSSPARCDVAKTKGFGSVGGGWVFPSRRLRGRTAVSELNITYVVERSLYGHLKWAQLVRPVTLSRAERRCLLEEDREADRKWAASVDRCTKRVLLRIQQKSRTCSFGGFDLTNRSLHVVNSCPEANAREQEPIYREVVKSPTTSRISLGKKVKSVKETMRKRMSKKYSSSFSEQSSPDGAPGSPQSPQPDMDSLEKPKLKAGGSVESLRSSLSGQSSMSGQTVSTTDSSASNRESVKSEDGDDEEPPYRGPFCGRARVHTDFTPSPYDTDSLKLKRGDVIDIISKPPMGTWMGLLNNKVGTFKFIYVDVLSEEEEKPKRPVRRRRKGRPPKPTSVEELLERINLKEHMPTFLFNGYEDLDTFKLLEEEDLDELNIRDPQHRAVLLTAVELLQEYDSSSDPERLSGSQEKLLSEGRGLVGDSPRDSGCYESNENLENGKSRKTSHSSRSPAGHQSPDYPTLPMTRSTEALQSSKSQRTKFSKNFFIKPSLKGFSLLGLRKAQRRPPIPASRSCEDLDGPPQATGHWKRSHSLGDLHWEHSVEQRALGLEFKPSKGTNSGPSSPTKICKNQVSSAPNGILSPKGRGGRPPVPSQLPLLPTCRTQSSKPPELLSSPTPSPPESTGSGERVIRTHPKKPPVPPPVPAKKSKERLANGLRHPPLSLPSSPSPTPSPTHSFNRSHPSSPVVRTPSPSAPALPAKNPSSPASPSATSSASSMGEDSGSPPAAPPPWLSDLGGKVAISRKVSHSKMSPDLLTVVEQRLEAEGIDLTEEPYSDKHGRCGIPQPLVQRYSEDLDQPVKDLASSMDQLRVRELRKQHRMAIPSGGLTEMCRRPQPSGTISSVSDWLTSIGLPMYASPLAAAGVDTLSRVSSLTESAAREAGVRDQRHLRRLVGEARTVGAEQAGHPS